Proteins found in one Balaenoptera musculus isolate JJ_BM4_2016_0621 chromosome 4, mBalMus1.pri.v3, whole genome shotgun sequence genomic segment:
- the CEP19 gene encoding centrosomal protein of 19 kDa, which produces MMCTAKKCGIRFQPPAVILIYENEMKGKSRQRIMPVRNFSKYSDCSRAAEQLKNNPRHKGYLEQVSLKQLEKLFSFLRGYLWGQSLAETMEQIQRETTIDPEEDLNKLDDKELAKRKSIMDELFEKNQKKKDDPNFVYDIEVEFPQDEQLQSCGWDTESADES; this is translated from the exons ATGATGTGCACTGCCAAGAAATGTGGAATTAGGTTCCAGCCTCCGGCTGTTATCTTAATCTATGAGAATGAAATGAAGGGGAAAAGTCGCCAGCGCATCATGCCAGTCCGAAACTTTTCAAAGTATTCAG ATTGCAGCAGAGCTGCTGAACAATTAAAGAATAATCCACGACACAAGGGTTACCTGGAACAGGTATCCCTGAAGCAACTAGAGAAGTTATTCAGTTTTTTACGAGGTTACTTGTGGGGGCAGAGTTTGGCAGAGACAATGGAACAAATTCAGCGGGAAACAACCATTGATCCTGAGGAAGACCTGAACAAACTAGATGACAAGGAACTTGCCAAAAGGAAGAGCATCATGGATGAACTTtttgagaaaaatcagaagaagAAGGATGATCCAAATTTTGTTTATGACATTGAAGTGGAGTTCCCACAGGACGAACAACTACAGTCCTGTGGCTGGGACACAGAGTCAGCTGACGAGTCCTGA